The Kluyveromyces lactis strain NRRL Y-1140 chromosome D complete sequence genome has a window encoding:
- the LEU2 gene encoding 3-isopropylmalate dehydrogenase (highly similar to uniprot|P04173 Saccharomyces cerevisiae YCL018W LEU2 Beta-isopropylmalate dehydrogenase catalyzes the third step in the leucine biosynthesis pathway), with protein sequence MSKNIVVLPGDHVGKEVTDEAIKVLNAIAEVRPEIKFNFQHHLIGGAAIDATGTPLPDEALEASKKADAVLLGAVGGPKWGTGAVRPEQGLLKIRKELGLYANLRPCNFASDSLLDLSPLKPEYAKGTDFVVVRELVGGIYFGERKEDEGDGVAWDSEKYSVPEVQRITRMAAFLALQQNPPLPIWSLDKANVLASSRLWRKTVEETIKTEFPQLTVQHQLIDSAAMILVKSPTKLNGVVITNNMFGDIISDEASVIPGSLGLLPSASLASLPDTNKAFGLYEPCHGSAPDLPANKVNPIATILSAAMMLKLSLDLVEEGRALEEAVRNVLDAGVRTGDLGGSNSTTEVGDAIAKAVKEILA encoded by the coding sequence ATGTCTAAGAATATCGTTGTCCTACCGGGTGATCACGTCGGTAAAGAAGTTACTGACGAAGCTATTAAGGTCTTGAATGCCATTGCTGAAGTCCGTCCAGAAATTAAGTTCAATTTCCAACATCACTTGATCGGGGGTGCTGCCATCGATGCCACTGGCACTCCTTTACCAGATGAAGCTCTAGAAGCCTCTAAGAAAGCCGATGCTGTCTTACTAGGTGCTGTTGGTGGTCCAAAATGGGGTACGGGCGCAGTTAGACCAGAACAAGGTCTATTGAAGATCAGAAAGGAATTGGGTCTATACGCCAACTTGAGACCATGTAACTTTGCTTCTGATTCTTTACTAGATCTTTCTCCTTTGAAGCCTGAATATGCAAAGGGTACCGATTTCGTCGTCGTTAGAGAATTGGTTGGTGGTATCTACTttggtgaaagaaaagaagatgaaggtGACGGAGTTGCTTGGGACTCTGAGAAATACAGTGTTCCTGaagttcaaagaattacaaGAATGGCTGCTTTCTTGGCATTGCAACAAAACCCACCATTACCAATCTGGTCTCTTGACAAGGCTAACGTGCTTGCCTCTTCCAGATTGTGGAGAAAGactgttgaagaaaccatcAAGACTGAGTTCCCACAATTAACTGTTCAGCACCAATTGATCGACTCTGCTGCTATGATTTTGGTTAAATCACCAACTAAGCTAAACGGTGTTGTTATTACCAACAACATGTTTGGTGATATTATCTCCGATGAAGCCTCTGTTATTCCAGGTTCTTTGGGTTTATTACCTTCTGCATCTCTAGCTTCCCTACCTGACACTAACAAGGCATTCGGTTTGTACGAACCATGTCATGGTTCTGCCCCAGATTTACCAGCAAACAAGGTTAACCCAATTGCTACCATCTTATCTGCAGCTATGATGTTGAAGTTATCCTTGGATTTGGTTGAAGAAGGTAGGGctcttgaagaagctgTTAGAAATGTCTTGGATGCAGGTGTCAGAACCGGTGACCTTGGTGGTTCTAACTCTACCACTGAGGTTGGCGATGCTATCGCCAAGGCTGTCAAGGAAATCTTGGCTTAA
- the NFS1 gene encoding cysteine desulfurase (highly similar to uniprot|P25374 Saccharomyces cerevisiae YCL017C NFS1 Cysteine desulfurase involved in iron-sulfur cluster (Fe/S)biogenesis required for the post-transcriptional thio-modification of mitochondrial and cytoplasmic tRNAs essential protein located predominantly in mitochondria): protein MTMTLLRGVSVFSRRVPVAGGFGYLKRADISNVVLQGRTYASAKVALAEDLTLETHTDNQAAAIEQANERAVSNPDVLDSGIHSLQHAYRESGEYGTRPIYLDMQATTPTDPRVLDTMLKFYTGLYGNPHSNTHSYGWETNKEIEQARKYIADVIKADPKEIIFTSGATESNNMALKGVSRFYKKTRNHIITTRTEHKCVLEAARAMKNEGYEITFLNVDEQGLINLEELEAAIRPETCLVSVMAVNNEIGVMQPLKEIGELCRKRKVFFHTDAAQAYGKIPIDVNEMKIDLMSISSHKIYGPKGIGAIYVRRKPRVRLDPLISGGGQERGLRSGTLAPPLVAGFGEAARLMMKEYENDSNHIKRLSDKLMNALLSIDHTILNGSADHRYPGCVNISFAYVEGESLLMALRDIALSSGSACTSASLEPSYVLHALGKDDALAHSSIRFGIGRFTTDEEIDYVIKAITERVDFLRELSPLWEMVKEGIDLNSIEWSGH, encoded by the coding sequence ATGACGATGACATTGTTAAGAGGAGTGAGTGTTTTTTCCAGGCGTGTGCCCGTTGCTGGTGGTTTTGGCTATTTGAAGCGTGCTGATATTAGTAACGTTGTTTTACAGGGACGGACGTATGCAAGTGCCAAGGTTGCCTTAGCAGAAGATTTGACTTTGGAAACGCATACAGATAACCAAGCAGCAGCTATTGAGCAAGCCAACGAAAGAGCCGTGTCAAATCCCGATGTTTTGGACAGTGGTATACATTCTTTGCAACATGCATACCGTGAATCCGGGGAATACGGTACAAGACCTATATATCTCGACATGCAAGCTACCACTCCAACAGACCCAAGAGTTCTAGATACCATGTTGAAATTCTACACGGGGCTTTATGGTAATCCTCATTCAAATACTCATAGCTATGGTTGGGAAACTAACAAGGAGATCGAACAAGCAAGAAAATACATCGCCGATGTTATCAAAGCTGATCCAAAGGAGATAATCTTCACTTCCGGTGCTACAGAATCAAATAATATGGCTTTGAAGGGTGTCTCAAGGTTTTACAAGAAGACAAGAAACCATATTATCACTACAAGAACTGAACACAAGTGTGTGTTAGAAGCCGCCAGAGCTATGAAGAACGAAGGATACGAAATCacatttttgaatgttgaTGAGCAGGGTTTGATCAATTTAGAAGAGTTGGAAGCTGCGATCAGACCTGAAACTTGTTTAGTTTCTGTTATGGCCGTCAACAACGAAATTGGTGTTATGCAaccattgaaagaaattggtgAACTTTGTAGAAAACGCAAAGTTTTCTTCCATACCGATGCAGCGCAAGCTTATGGTAAGATACCTATCGATGTGAACGAAATGAAAATAGATCTGATGTCCATTTCCTCACACAAAATTTATGGTCCAAAGGGAATTGGTGCCATTTACGTTAGAAGAAAGCCAAGAGTCAGATTAGATCCGCTTATCTCCGGTGGTGGTCAAGAAAGAGGTTTACGTTCTGGTACATTGGCTCCACCTTTGGTTGCCGGCTTCGGGGAAGCAGCAAgattgatgatgaaagaatACGAGAACGACTCAAATCACATTAAAAGATTATCTGACAAATTAATGAACGCTTTGTTATCTATTGACCATACAATCTTAAACGGTTCTGCTGACCATCGTTACCCAGGTTGTGTTAACATTTCATTCGCATATGTCGAAGGTGAATCCTTATTGATGGCTCTTAGAGATATTGCTTTGAGTTCTGGTTCTGCTTGTACTTCGGCATCTTTAGAACCATCTTATGTGTTGCATGCATTGGGTAAAGATGATGCTTTAGCACACTCTTCCATCAGATTCGGTATTGGTAGATTCACcactgatgaagaaattgattaCGTTATCAAGGCTATCACGGAAAGAGTTGATTTCCTAAGAGAGTTGTCCCCATTATGGGAGATGGTCAAGGAAGGTATTGACTTGAACTCCATCGAATGGTCAGGTCATTAA
- the PET8 gene encoding Pet8p (similar to uniprot|P38921 Saccharomyces cerevisiae YNL003C PET8 S-adenosylmethionine transporter of the mitochondrial inner membrane member of the mitochondrial carrier family required for biotin biosynthesis and respiratory growth), producing the protein MDSQMFIASLVSGAAAGTSTDLAFFPIDTLKTRLQAKGGFFANGGYKGVYRGLGSAVVASAPSASLFFVAYDSMKCWSRPVIGQLLPKGEDQTADTLSHMVSSSFGEISACMVRVPAEVIKQRTQTHRTNSSLQTLQALLRNENGEGLRRNLYRGWSTTIMREIPFTCIQFPLYEYMKKRWAEVQGKERAAPWQGSVCGCIAGGIAAAATTPLDVLKTRIMLHHKSVSALHLAKTMLQEEGVKVFFSGVGPRTMWISAGGAIFLGVYETVHSLF; encoded by the coding sequence ATGGATTCTCAGATGTTTATTGCGTCCTTGGTGAGTGGTGCCGCAGCAGGAACGTCGACCGATCTGGCATTTTTCCCAATAGACACCTTGAAAACCCGGTTACAAGCTAAAGGTGGGTTTTTCGCCAATGGTGGATACAAAGGTGTGTACCGTGGTCTTGGGAGCGCGGTTGTTGCGAGTGCACCAAGtgcttctttgtttttcgTTGCGTATGATTCGATGAAGTGCTGGTCGCGGCCTGTTATCGGTCAGCTTTTGCCAAAAGGTGAAGATCAAACGGCAGATACGCTTTCGCATATGGTCTCTTCTAGTTTTGGTGAGATTTCTGCATGTATGGTTCGTGTTCCTGCTGAAGTGATCAAGCAACGGACACAGACTCATAGgacaaattcttctttgcaaACTTTGCAGGCGTTACTACGTAATGAGAACGGAGAAGGTTTGCGCAGGAATCTGTACCGTGGCTGGTCCACTACCATAATGAGGGAAATCCCGTTTACATGTATTCAATTCCCATTGTATGAGTATATGAAGAAGAGGTGGGCCGAGGTGCAAGGTAAAGAGCGCGCCGCGCCTTGGCAGGGGTCTGTTTGTGGGTGTATAGCCGGTGGGATCGCTGCTGCTGCCACGACGCCATTAGATGTGTTGAAGACGAGAATCATGTTGCACCATAAGTCCGTCTCAGCTCTTCATTTGGCCAAGACTATGTtgcaagaagaaggtgTCAAGGTCTTTTTCAGTGGTGTTGGACCAAGAACAATGTGGATCAGTGCTGGTGGTGCCATCTTCCTAGGTGTCTATGAAACTGTTCATTCATTGTTCTAG
- the DCC1 gene encoding Dcc1p (similar to uniprot|P25559 Saccharomyces cerevisiae YCL016C DCC1 Subunit of a complex with Ctf8p and Ctf18p that shares some components with Replication Factor C required for sister chromatid cohesion), with product MSVNLYNKLEPETGYKLLQLSDDLLDAFQTGPVKFKALSDDAGNVVLCSEDKTWVIKQRNHSNTVILMNEFAPTGGIPEDKINTFGLPRPGADWAGFSTLDSELEPRLVDGSIDVTQLDIYHGKDVPLTRKLTLQEFKDMCPCSEKEFVSKWFEVGGSVVQGFACLLSERFMLKALHIILISCMAENLDVDSLSIDKVADVLAKDVKQGEPNLYTHEIVTTVINKFGFKVESAETEPDDVRFRINMSLIARWYGVSALKKFAAKEPISEDEFMIQWKGQFPPYFHCDLDICMLRGYFVRPLTNKIRYMSRTTLSLDAKERFKQLFHWQSTWEQADMVPYISDLNTKNLKIDTFIIKYARRKRVGNKVIISAR from the coding sequence ATGAGCGTTAATCTATACAATAAATTAGAACCGGAAACAGGTTATAAGTTATTACAGCTTTCAGATGATCTGCTTGATGCATTTCAAACAGGACCGGTAAAATTCAAAGCATTATCCGATGACGCAGGAAACGTTGTTCTGTGCTCTGAGGACAAAACCTGGGTTATAAAGCAACGAAACCATTCCAACACGGTGATCTTAATGAATGAATTTGCTCCAACTGGAGGTATTCCAGAAGACAAAATCAACACGTTTGGTCTTCCAAGGCCCGGTGCTGACTGGGCTGGATTTAGCACGCTTGATAGCGAATTAGAACCTAGACTTGTTGATGGTTCTATAGATGTCACGCAATTGGATATATACCATGGGAAGGACGTTCCCTTAACGCGCAAGCTTACTTTACAAGAGTTCAAGGATATGTGTCCATGTTCAGAGAAAGAGTTTGTATCGAAATGGTTCGAAGTCGGAGGATCAGTAGTTCAAGGTTTTGCATGTTTACTATCTGAACGATTTATGTTGAAGGCGTTACACATTATATTGATAAGTTGCATGGCAGAAAATCTAGACGTTGATTCGTTGAGTATAGACAAAGTAGCAGATGTTTTGGCAAAGGATGTCAAGCAAGGTGAACCTAACTTATACACACACGAAATTGTCACTACAGTGATAAATAAATTTGGCTTTAAAGTTGAATCCGCAGAAACAGAACCAGATGATGTTAGATTCAGGATCAACATGTCACTGATTGCAAGATGGTATGGTGTATCTgcgttgaagaagtttgCCGCCAAGGAGCCCATATCAGAAGATGAGTTCATGATCCAATGGAAAGGACAGTTCCCACCATACTTCCATTGTGACCTTGATATTTGCATGCTTCGGGGATATTTTGTTAGACCATTGACAAACAAAATTAGATACATGTCCAGAACCACTTTGTCGCTAGACGCCAAGGAAAGATTCAAACAACTGTTCCACTGGCAAAGTACATGGGAACAGGCTGATATGGTACCATATATTTCGGATTTAAATaccaagaatttgaagatagACACCTTTATTATAAAGTATGCCAGACGGAAAAGAGTCGGTAACAAGGTTATCATCAGTGCCAGGTAA
- the BUD3 gene encoding Bud3p (similar to uniprot|Q9HF61 Ashbya gossypii AAL016C BUD3 Bud site selection protein BUD3 and weakly similar to YCL014W uniprot|P25558 Saccharomyces cerevisiae YCL014W BUD3 Protein involved in bud-site selection and required for axial budding pattern localizes with septins to bud neck in mitosis and may constitute an axial landmark for next round of budding): MDFFDQSSDISSQPQNSDSDWRIELPLNLLCDSVKDRDLLKRPDDEWLTIFEKSVFFQGKDPLIWGSFLACVYLDPDTNKFGAFFIDKVGTTHFPNVNFHDNSVYGPAVLNLSNRYKDSNVRKVLACSLLEKYATTDESIVQKITDGVPLKFEYDQTHSGDLANGCKMVEYCTPGNLGKSIMLHGLICPRSVQSLLVDVVYENKPESIDANNELVFYLGEQLEQLFDPLTEYSPEQTERVYTTPDFSPEEQTEKDEPLINSVCQELLTLQTNFTLSIIEFLQKFLIPLRIDVLNEDIPTLSAAKLNRLFPPTIDEVTRINCIFLDALKSATPYGSIEVLKACSVTVPYFYKAYSRHEAATKNFSKDIKLFLQKFKQVIPNSNTYTEMKIETIIRGPQEKLMKIKLILERLWQCKTWSTPEIENDAQKNYTNIMEIVDSFGKLDSSTMSAYNTRVFTPSGKILTELAKGWPLELQYKWLKRRIVGVFDVIDADNNSRRDLLVIFSDYIVILSIVDAEKYYSETDNKPLISDVLMNSLINEVALPSKIPKLQVVSHCYIDRILTSTTKDNSIILTFLDPKQPESFVYKLASSKMKASHIEELCTKATILEKVTAFHLFKSNRCNFNIYFTAHELEAYQNETIKSRFTLFLNCPPNIKQLEEHELDLAFFATLDTGKISLTKLTSEGTSDNVEVTLDELVTVLTKELMSNYGKYTYSFKAPFYNELLRINEQLTKLIGHDFNLVDIHDAPSIVTTPVVNDKTNGFQPVHKKDKSYGTITTFRSSVSDFKDNLLSNNAKSSKANKKFLKSNKDKSQTESKQSKRGGFISKLFSVFRKRKSPSKSQKRVVTKKDAGLARNISKDLPPISVPKKKGERVGSVIHNKNITPDPRPHSDNPYILSSSNSFKTVDSSEASCEDANNVSALKNNAKPKSIYTQHQQARQSQVFNDDLFGDIVAPTSSVHDKNRADTIVQQDDRTKDDGVKDTSVELSGGITPCSDVNNSFTSLEQNTRNVITIESTPTSITQVDKEQLEGQPASSTYPSKDEDNTKSPIFPKINKYEIPKINFTKSPSFAELFKEMRMVLDESDEVVNWRRLSSEVSLNEKYAIHIPTDKNLRSNKRLSAAVEVPEQDELSFHKDDVKSDQRTLDTGVTLTKSSKLSGNFNVIKTSPVKIITRNELTMKRTSRSSNLNDDPPSFYTEDMSKNARLVELTFHSQEDLPESPFYTPQTEETKPSEHGHEETNVDHLVPPESTIKLPTETTNSQDEPAPLLDDLEFSFFHMSFDNTNNTSTRESTMDTGDVFENKNVLPRKVAEPVFYKFDNFTKSNESFFSAHDKVHPTAVENDDEPIWVSPSKLDMFDISNKSDTFFKSLQPPASKKAAPKAAAFGALTDENNGKHDEPSFLRDSSYDYLGGVLAEDDETKPTRLQFSA, translated from the coding sequence AtggatttctttgatcagTCTAGCGACATCTCTTCGCAACCTCAGAATAGCGATTCTGATTGGCGAATCGAATTACCTTTAAATCTGCTATGTGATAGCGTTAAGGATCGTGATTTGCTGAAAAGACCGGACGATGAGTGGTTAACAATATTCGAAAAAAGTGTGTTTTTCCAAGGGAAAGACCCTTTAATTTGGGGCAGTTTCTTGGCCTGTGTTTACTTGGATCCCGACACGAACAAGTTTGGGGCATTCTTCATTGATAAAGTTGGTACCACGCATTTCCCAAACGTTAACTTCCATGACAATTCCGTCTATGGACCTGCTGTCTTGAACCTCAGTAATAGATATAAGGACTCAAATGTAAGGAAAGTACTTGCTTGCTCTTTATTAGAGAAATATGCTACTACAGATGAGTCAATAGTGCAAAAGATCACTGATGGAGTTCCATTGAAATTCGAGTATGATCAGACCCATTCAGGCGATTTGGCCAATGGATGTAAAATGGTGGAATATTGTACCCCTGGAAATTTGGGGAAAAGCATCATGTTGCATGGGTTGATCTGTCCTAGATCAGTACAATCACTGCTAGTTGACGTAGTGTATGAAAACAAGCCTGAATCTATTGATGCCAATAATGAGTTGGTATTTTACCTAGGTGAACAATTAGAGCAATTGTTTGACCCGTTAACAGAATACTCGCCGGAGCAAACAGAACGCGTGTACACAACGCCCGACTTTTCACCAGAAGAGCAGACTGAAAAGGACGAACCACTAATCAATTCCGTATGTCAAGAACTTTTAACATTACAAACAAACTTCACTTTGTCAATTATAGAGTTCTTACAGAAGTTTTTAATACCGTTAAGAATTGATGTCCTCAATGAAGACATTCCCACTCTTTCCGCAGCTAAGTTGAACCGACTATTTCCACCAACGATCGATGAAGTAACTAGAATAAACTGCATATTTTTAGATGCCCTGAAGTCTGCTACCCCATATGGTTCCATAGAAGTTTTGAAGGCATGCAGCGTCACAGTTCCATATTTCTATAAAGCTTATTCGAGACACGAGGCAGCAACtaagaacttttcaaaggATATAAAGCTTTTTCTACAGAAGTTCAAGCAAGTGATACCAAATAGTAATACATATacagaaatgaaaatcGAAACCATTATAAGAGGTCCTCAAGAAAAGCTAATGAAGATAAAACTGATACTGGAGAGATTGTGGCAATGCAAGACGTGGTCAACGccagaaattgaaaatgacgCTCAAAAAAATTACACAAATATTATGGAAATTGTGGATTCTTTTGGTAAACTAGATTCTTCCACCATGAGTGCCTATAACACAAGAGTGTTTACTCCCTCCGGAAAGATTTTAACCGAATTAGCTAAAGGCTGGCCACTTGAACTGCAATATAAGTGGTTGAAGAGGCGAATTGTTGGTGTTTTTGACGTGATTGATGCAGATAATAattcaagaagagatttATTGGTTATTTTCAGCGACTATATCGTGATATTGAGCATTGTCGATGCTGAAAAGTACTACTCGGAGACCGATAATAAACCACTTATATCTGATGTTCTCATGAACTCCCTAATCAATGAAGTTGCACTGCCATCAAAGATTCCTAAATTACAAGTAGTGTCGCATTGCTATATTGATAGGATTCTAACGTCCACTACAAAGGATAACTCTATCATCCTTACTTTCTTGGATCCCAAACAACCGGAAAGTTTTGTATACAAGCTCGCCTCTTCTAAAATGAAGGCATCTCacattgaagaattgtGTACAAAAGCAACCATTCTGGAAAAAGTGACTGCCTTCcatttattcaaatcaaacCGTTGCAATTTTAACATCTATTTCACGGCGCATGAGCTGGAAGCCTATCAAAATGAAACGATCAAATCACGATTCACTTTGTTTTTAAATTGTCCGCCAAATATAAAGCAATTAGAGGAACACGAACTTGACCTAGCTTTTTTTGCAACCCTAGATACCGGTAAAATTTCGCTGACAAAATTAACATCGGAAGGGACGTCTGATAATGTCGAAGTAACCCTTGATGAACTTGTCACTGTTTTAACCAAAGAGTTGATGAGTAACTATGGCAAATATACATATTCCTTCAAGGCACCATTTTACAACGAGCTTCTAAGAATCAACGAACAACTAACGAAATTAATAGGACACGACTTTAACTTGGTCGATATCCACGACGCACCTTCGATAGTTACTACGCCTGTTGTTAACGACAAGACGAACGGTTTTCAACCTGTTCATAAAAAGGACAAATCTTATGGAACGATTACCACATTTAGAAGTAGCGTGAGCGACTTTAAGGACAATTTACTTTCTAATAACGCTAAATCATCGAAGGCAAACAAAAAGTTTCTCAAAAGCAACAAGGACAAATCTCAAACAGAAAGCAAACAGTCAAAACGTGGAGGTTTCATATCGAaattgttttctgttttcagaaagaggaaatcaCCTTCGAAAAGCCAGAAACGGGTTGTAACAAAAAAGGATGCTGGACTGGCGAGAAATATTTCGAAAGATCTACCGCCTATTAGCGtgccaaagaaaaaaggaGAACGTGTTGGGTCAGTTATCCACAACAAAAACATCACTCCAGACCCTCGTCCCCACTCGGACAATCCTTATATCCTTTCCAGTTCAAACTCCTTCAAAACTGTCGACTCTTCTGAAGCTAGCTGTGAGGATGCGAATAATGTTTCTGCTCTTAAGAATAACGCTAAGCCGAAATCTATTTATACGCAGCATCAACAAGCAAGGCAAAGCCAGGTCTTCAACGATGATCTATTCGGGGACATAGTTGCCCCTACGTCTAGTGTACATGATAAGAACAGAGCAGATACCATAGTTCAGCAGGACGACCGCACCAAGGACGATGGTGTCAAGGACACTAGTGTGGAATTATCAGGCGGAATCACCCCATGCTCTGATGTTAACAACAGCTTCACAAGCTTGGAACAAAATACTCGTAATGTAATTACTATTGAATCCACTCCAACTTCCATAACCCAAGTTGACAAGGAGCAACTCGAAGGCCAACCAGCATCTTCCACTTATCCCAGTAAAGATGAGGACAATACGAAATCTCCAATTTTCCCTAAGATCAACAAATATGAAATACCAAAAATCAACTTTACTAAATCTCCTTCTTTTGCAGAATTATTTAAGGAAATGCGCATGGTTTTAGACGAGTCTGATGAAGTAGTGAATTGGAGAAGACTATCCAGTGAAGTTTCattaaatgaaaaatatgcCATTCATATACCGACTGATAAGAACTTAAGATCCAATAAGCGACTATCAGCAGCAGTAGAAGTCCCTGAACAAGATGAACTGTCTTTCCACAAGGATGATGTTAAATCTGATCAAAGAACACTAGATACTGGAGTAACTCTCACTAAAAGCTCAAAATTATCTGGTAATTTTAATGTAATAAAAACTTCTCCAGTCAAAATTATAACTCGAAATGAGTTAACTATGAAAAGAACTTCAAGATCCTCGAACCTGAACGATGATCCTCCAAGTTTCTACACGGAAGATATGAGCAAAAATGCAAGACTTGTTGAGCTAACATTTCACTCGCAGGAAGATTTACCGGAAAGTCCTTTTTATACTCCACaaacagaagaaaccaaaCCTAGTGAACACGGCCatgaagaaacaaatgtGGATCACTTAGTTCCACCAGAATCAACCATAAAATTACCGACGGAAACGACCAATAGCCAAGATGAACCTGCACCATTATTAGATGATTTAGAGTTCAGTTTCTTCCACATGTCATTTGACAATACCAATAACACTTCCACTAGAGAGTCTACTATGGATACTGGCGAtgtttttgaaaataaaaatgttCTACCTCGGAAGGTAGCAGAGCCTGTATTCTACAAATTCGacaatttcaccaaatcCAACGAATCCTTTTTTTCAGCTCACGATAAAGTACACCCAACAGCAGTTGAAAACGACGATGAGCCAATCTGGGTTTCTCCAAGCAAATTGGATATGTTTGACATCAGTAATAAATCAGACACATTTTTCAAGAGTTTACAACCACCAGCTTCAAAAAAAGCTGCTCCTAAGGCTGCTGCTTTCGGTGCTTTGACCGACGAAAACAACGGCAAACATGATGAACCCTCTTTCCTAAGAGATTCTTCCTATGACTACTTAGGTGGCGTTTtagcagaagatgatgaaacaaAACCAACGCGATTGCAGTTCAGCGCTTAG